A window of the Branchiibius hedensis genome harbors these coding sequences:
- a CDS encoding RidA family protein produces MSVVEGRLADLGLSLPPVAAPVAAYVPVVRSGNLVLTSGQLPLVEGKLPATGKVGAEVSAEDAYGYARTCALNAIAAVKSIVEDLDTVTVVKVVGFVASAPDFTGQPGVINGASELLANAFGDKGAHARSAVGVAVLPLDAPVEVEIMVSIDD; encoded by the coding sequence GTGTCTGTTGTCGAGGGGCGCTTGGCCGATCTGGGGCTGAGCCTGCCGCCCGTCGCGGCCCCGGTCGCGGCGTACGTCCCGGTGGTCCGCAGCGGCAACCTGGTCCTCACCTCCGGGCAGTTGCCGCTGGTGGAGGGCAAGCTGCCGGCCACCGGCAAGGTCGGCGCGGAGGTCTCGGCCGAGGACGCCTACGGCTACGCGCGGACGTGCGCATTGAACGCCATCGCCGCGGTGAAGTCGATCGTCGAGGACCTGGACACGGTGACGGTGGTCAAGGTCGTCGGCTTCGTGGCCAGTGCGCCGGATTTCACCGGCCAGCCCGGCGTCATCAACGGTGCCAGCGAGCTCCTGGCGAACGCCTTCGGCGACAAGGGTGCTCACGCCCGCTCGGCGGTCGGCGTCGCGGTGTTGCCGTTGGACGCGCCGGTCGAGGTCGAGATCATGGTGTCGATTGACGACTGA
- a CDS encoding WhiB family transcriptional regulator, whose protein sequence is MTAIASRPVTWDENWASRAVCRSSTAADDLFAKGAAQQSAKTICQKCPVVAECLADALDNRTEYGVWGGMTERERRALLRRRPEVRSWAQLFRLAKQQESDRAS, encoded by the coding sequence ATGACGGCGATTGCCTCCCGACCTGTCACCTGGGATGAGAACTGGGCCTCCCGCGCTGTATGTCGTAGCTCCACCGCCGCGGACGACTTGTTTGCCAAAGGTGCCGCACAGCAGAGTGCCAAGACCATCTGCCAGAAGTGTCCTGTGGTGGCCGAGTGCCTCGCCGACGCGCTCGACAACCGCACCGAGTACGGCGTGTGGGGCGGCATGACCGAGCGTGAGCGTCGCGCCCTGCTGCGTCGTCGTCCCGAGGTCCGCTCCTGGGCGCAACTCTTCCGTCTCGCCAAACAGCAGGAAAGCGACCGGGCGAGCTGA
- a CDS encoding GatB/YqeY domain-containing protein, producing MSIKETLRTDLTTAMKSRDQVSAATLRMTLASISNQEVAGDAHRDLSDDEVLAVITKEAKKRREAAAAYDDANRPELAASERAELAVLEGYLPAQLSDEDIDALVATAVEQLGANNMSAMGAVMKIVQPQTAGRAEGGRVAAAVRRALA from the coding sequence ATGAGCATCAAGGAGACGTTGCGCACCGACCTGACCACGGCGATGAAGAGCCGTGACCAGGTGAGCGCTGCGACGCTGCGGATGACGCTGGCCTCGATCAGCAACCAGGAGGTTGCCGGCGACGCGCACCGGGACCTGTCCGACGACGAGGTGTTGGCCGTCATCACCAAAGAAGCCAAGAAGCGCCGGGAGGCGGCCGCGGCGTACGACGATGCCAATCGCCCCGAACTGGCCGCCAGCGAACGCGCCGAGCTGGCGGTGCTCGAGGGCTATCTCCCCGCGCAACTCAGCGACGAAGACATTGACGCGCTGGTCGCCACGGCGGTTGAGCAGTTGGGTGCCAACAACATGAGCGCCATGGGTGCGGTCATGAAGATCGTGCAGCCGCAGACCGCGGGTCGGGCGGAGGGCGGTCGGGTCGCGGCCGCCGTACGTCGAGCGCTCGCCTGA
- a CDS encoding metallophosphoesterase, which translates to MHPALVTTGSVAGLGAGALIWGTVIERNWYAVRSVTVPVLAPGSSPVRVLQISDLHLVPRQRRRIEWVRSLTRLEPDLVLNTGDNCSDMGAVPFVLEAMEPFLHLPGAFVLGSNDYFAPWFKNPFSYFAERRVTAVDRQPEKLPVDQLVAGLRSEGWVDLRNHRENLKVNGMCLELVGVDDPHIGMDDYAAVAGPPAPDVAGTLGVVHAPYTRVLNAMAADDIPLIIAGHTHGGQVRVPFYGALVTNCDLDTSRASGLSRWWPGAEAGLPAPDDPAYLQVSAGLGHNKYSPVRFACRPEANLITLVPRL; encoded by the coding sequence GTGCATCCCGCCCTCGTCACCACTGGTTCGGTCGCGGGGCTCGGGGCCGGCGCGCTGATCTGGGGGACCGTGATCGAGCGCAACTGGTACGCCGTGCGCTCGGTGACCGTGCCCGTTCTCGCCCCCGGCTCGAGCCCCGTGCGGGTCCTGCAGATCTCCGACCTGCACCTGGTCCCCCGGCAGCGTCGGCGTATCGAGTGGGTCAGGTCGCTGACCCGCCTGGAGCCCGATCTGGTGCTCAACACCGGGGACAACTGCTCGGACATGGGTGCGGTGCCGTTCGTGCTGGAGGCGATGGAGCCCTTCCTGCACCTGCCGGGGGCGTTCGTGCTCGGCTCCAACGACTATTTCGCGCCCTGGTTCAAGAATCCGTTCAGCTACTTTGCCGAACGGCGGGTGACGGCCGTGGACCGGCAGCCGGAGAAGCTGCCCGTGGACCAGTTGGTCGCGGGGCTGCGCAGCGAGGGCTGGGTCGATCTACGCAATCATCGGGAGAACCTCAAGGTGAACGGAATGTGCCTTGAACTGGTGGGGGTCGACGACCCGCACATCGGAATGGACGACTACGCGGCGGTCGCCGGCCCGCCTGCCCCCGATGTGGCGGGCACGCTGGGGGTGGTGCACGCGCCATACACCCGGGTGTTGAACGCCATGGCCGCAGACGACATCCCGCTGATCATCGCCGGGCATACACACGGTGGCCAGGTGCGGGTGCCGTTCTACGGGGCGCTGGTGACCAACTGCGACCTGGACACCTCGCGTGCCTCGGGGTTGTCGCGCTGGTGGCCCGGAGCGGAGGCGGGTTTGCCGGCGCCGGATGACCCGGCGTACCTGCAGGTTTCCGCCGGACTCGGGCACAACAAGTACTCGCCGGTGCGGTTCGCGTGCCGGCCGGAGGCGAACCTGATCACGCTGGTCCCCCGATTGTGA
- a CDS encoding NAD(P)/FAD-dependent oxidoreductase encodes MSQEPGTVAGPALAKGQRHVVIIGAGMVGLSTAWYLQEHGVQVTVVERSGVAAGSSWGNAGWISPGLCVPLSDPSVIKYGVKALLDPDSPLYVPLKPDVGLARFLLGFAARCTPGQWKKTMDKFVPVNRRAIEAYDELESHGVTARSHEAPIMAAFRRAQDAAGLEHEVELIHAAGLELEATEIDNATLRAELPIVSADVEKAIRLGGQRYINPGEYVAALAEAVKERGGELVIGSNARALRHGPGGVTVEMVSGTPISGTDVVIATGAWLPELAKRCGVKVQLRAGRGYSFSVAVTDPANRPVPCPVYFPYERIACTPLGDRLRVGGTMEFADTEDPLQEGRVDAIVKGGRPLLTGVDWDDRQDTWVGGRPVTVDGLPLVGATDVPGVWVNGGHGMWGITLGPLSGKLLAQQMVTGRTPSELVPFSPTR; translated from the coding sequence GTGTCGCAGGAGCCCGGGACCGTCGCTGGTCCGGCCCTCGCGAAGGGTCAACGTCATGTCGTGATCATCGGTGCCGGGATGGTGGGTCTGTCGACCGCCTGGTACCTGCAGGAGCACGGCGTCCAAGTCACCGTGGTCGAGCGCTCCGGCGTCGCCGCGGGCAGCTCGTGGGGTAACGCGGGCTGGATCTCGCCCGGCCTGTGCGTGCCGCTGTCCGATCCGTCGGTCATCAAGTACGGCGTGAAGGCGCTGCTGGATCCGGACTCCCCGCTCTACGTCCCGCTCAAACCCGACGTCGGTCTGGCTCGGTTCCTGCTCGGCTTCGCGGCCCGCTGCACCCCCGGGCAGTGGAAGAAGACGATGGACAAGTTCGTCCCCGTCAACCGCCGGGCCATCGAGGCGTACGACGAACTGGAGTCACACGGCGTGACCGCTCGCTCGCACGAGGCACCGATCATGGCTGCCTTCCGGCGCGCGCAGGACGCCGCCGGGCTCGAGCACGAGGTGGAGCTGATCCACGCCGCCGGTCTGGAGTTGGAAGCGACCGAGATCGACAACGCCACGTTGCGCGCCGAGTTGCCGATCGTGTCCGCTGACGTCGAGAAGGCGATCCGGTTGGGCGGGCAGCGCTACATCAACCCCGGCGAGTACGTCGCGGCGCTGGCTGAGGCGGTCAAGGAGCGTGGCGGGGAGCTGGTCATCGGTTCCAACGCCCGCGCGTTGCGGCACGGCCCCGGTGGCGTCACCGTCGAAATGGTCTCTGGCACACCGATTTCCGGCACCGACGTGGTCATCGCGACCGGTGCCTGGCTGCCCGAGTTGGCCAAGCGCTGCGGTGTGAAGGTGCAATTGCGCGCCGGCCGTGGCTACAGCTTCTCGGTTGCGGTCACCGATCCGGCGAACCGCCCGGTGCCGTGCCCGGTCTACTTCCCCTACGAGCGCATTGCCTGTACGCCGCTGGGTGACCGGTTGCGGGTCGGCGGCACGATGGAGTTCGCCGACACCGAGGACCCGCTGCAGGAGGGCCGGGTCGATGCCATCGTCAAGGGCGGCCGACCGCTGCTCACCGGTGTCGACTGGGACGACCGCCAGGACACCTGGGTCGGCGGCCGTCCGGTCACGGTGGATGGGCTACCGCTGGTCGGTGCCACCGACGTGCCCGGCGTGTGGGTCAACGGTGGTCACGGCATGTGGGGCATCACGCTGGGACCGCTGTCCGGGAAGTTGCTGGCGCAGCAGATGGTCACGGGCCGCACGCCCAGCGAATTGGTGCCGTTCTCGCCGACGCGCTGA
- a CDS encoding ArsA family ATPase: MHNRLDIDALIADRSVTTVVCCGSGGVGKTTTAAAFAIRAAEAGRKVAVLTIDPARRLAQALGVGDLTNDPSPVKAIRGTGSLDALMLDMKRTFDDVVLQHASGQKAQQILDNPFYQAVSSSFAGTQEYMAMERLAQLQAEKGPDGAAAWDLIVVDTPPSRSALDFLDAPKRLSSFLDGRFIRILMAPAKAGGKVYLKVMSAGLNTIAGVLSKIVGGQLLSDVQTFVAALDTMFGGFRERAEQTYAVLAAPSTAFLVVATPDREALREAAYFTQRLADDHMPLAGVVVNRVQPALVAGLSGPRALAAAAVMEEQPKRPGSGWQPMDTAGLLLLHAESETVRERHEAAIARFRAAQPELALVEVATQATDVNDLDQLREIGAELAR; encoded by the coding sequence ATGCACAACCGTCTCGACATCGACGCCCTGATCGCCGACCGCAGTGTGACCACCGTGGTCTGCTGCGGTTCCGGCGGAGTCGGGAAAACGACGACGGCAGCGGCTTTCGCGATCCGGGCCGCTGAAGCGGGCCGGAAGGTCGCCGTACTCACCATCGACCCCGCCCGCCGGTTGGCTCAGGCGCTCGGTGTCGGGGATCTGACCAACGATCCCAGCCCGGTCAAGGCGATCCGGGGCACGGGCAGCCTGGACGCGCTGATGCTGGACATGAAGCGCACCTTCGACGACGTCGTCCTGCAGCATGCGAGCGGGCAGAAGGCCCAGCAGATCCTAGACAACCCCTTCTACCAGGCCGTTTCGAGCTCGTTCGCCGGCACGCAGGAGTACATGGCGATGGAGCGGCTGGCCCAGTTGCAGGCCGAGAAGGGCCCCGACGGTGCCGCCGCGTGGGATCTGATCGTCGTCGACACCCCGCCGTCGCGCTCTGCGCTGGACTTCCTCGACGCCCCGAAGCGGCTCAGTTCCTTCCTGGACGGGCGGTTCATCCGGATCCTGATGGCACCGGCCAAGGCCGGCGGCAAGGTGTATCTGAAGGTGATGTCAGCCGGGCTCAACACGATCGCCGGTGTGTTGTCCAAGATCGTGGGTGGTCAATTGCTGTCGGACGTGCAGACCTTCGTGGCCGCGTTGGACACGATGTTCGGTGGGTTCCGGGAGCGAGCAGAGCAGACGTACGCCGTGTTGGCAGCTCCCAGTACGGCGTTCCTTGTCGTAGCCACTCCCGACCGTGAGGCGCTGCGCGAGGCGGCGTACTTCACCCAACGGCTCGCCGACGACCACATGCCGTTGGCCGGTGTCGTGGTCAACCGGGTTCAACCGGCCCTGGTCGCCGGGTTGAGCGGCCCGCGCGCACTGGCCGCGGCTGCCGTGATGGAGGAGCAGCCCAAGCGGCCGGGCTCCGGATGGCAACCGATGGATACCGCTGGGCTACTACTGCTGCACGCGGAGTCGGAAACCGTGCGTGAGCGGCACGAGGCCGCGATCGCGCGGTTCCGGGCCGCCCAACCGGAGTTAGCGCTGGTCGAGGTGGCGACGCAGGCGACGGACGTGAACGATCTGGATCAGTTACGAGAGATCGGCGCGGAACTCGCGCGATGA
- a CDS encoding transglycosylase domain-containing protein yields MPRNRLSNVLTLLSAFVLVSLAMGMVVAGLALPALGAAGKATTSSIKMFNDLPGDFQMNPLAQQSRILAADNTVIATPYNENRIVVPLSKIAPIMQKAQIAIEDERFYQHGGVDPRGLLRAVASNQLSSSGVQGASTLTQQYVKVALQDQALSSGDTSAAQQQITQTGMAGYVRKLQQLKYAISLEQKYTKDQILDGYLNLVYYGDQVYGIEAAAQHYFSVPASKLTIAESALLAGVVNQPGTTDPINNPKAAIARRNVVLQKMLDQGYINQKQFADAVNTPIEKMLKVKDVSSSCATSKYPYFCDYVTQWLKQQPALGTTVKQREGTLKSGGLTIKTSFNPAYASVLDASIKAKVPVGNSAGVDAAGIIIQPGTGLILASGQNTKYSLKPGAGNTTVNYTTPSGGNGGVQIGSTAKAFAVITALENGYKIDSSINLPSYNGKSGDKGTIPVRAFTHAQFSDACGLSRGDPPWLVGNDVYVPPRLMSLSQALGESVNTAFATLGSGVGVCKIADTMTKVGLVQGADQPLARVPSGIILGSNDVTPLTLANAYATIASGGKYCEPRPVAQILDSNNKAMPLKISPCKQVMSKDVAAATTKVLEAVFDKNGTAENAGLAGGRPAAGKTGTTDNAVQTWFVGYTPSLVTAIWVGSISTNKNYLTDLKIGDTFYKGTIFGGTLAAPIWKTTMDKILKGQPVQQFPEPPDSMYDDPSHKNDPNWVNTGSIIEGKNMRSYSGYSSNDNSTTSSND; encoded by the coding sequence ATGCCGCGCAACCGCCTGTCGAACGTGCTCACGTTGCTGTCCGCGTTCGTCCTCGTCTCCCTGGCCATGGGCATGGTCGTCGCGGGCCTTGCGCTACCCGCTCTGGGTGCCGCTGGCAAGGCAACCACTAGCAGCATCAAGATGTTCAACGACCTGCCCGGCGACTTCCAGATGAACCCGCTGGCCCAGCAGTCGCGGATCCTGGCCGCCGACAACACGGTCATCGCCACGCCGTACAACGAGAACCGGATCGTGGTCCCGCTGAGCAAGATCGCGCCGATCATGCAGAAGGCGCAGATCGCGATCGAGGACGAGCGGTTCTATCAGCACGGTGGCGTCGACCCGCGGGGCTTGTTGCGCGCGGTGGCATCCAACCAGTTGAGCAGTTCGGGCGTGCAGGGCGCCTCGACCCTCACCCAGCAGTACGTCAAGGTGGCACTCCAGGACCAGGCGCTCAGCTCGGGTGACACCTCCGCGGCGCAGCAGCAGATCACCCAGACGGGGATGGCCGGTTACGTGCGCAAGCTGCAGCAGTTGAAGTACGCGATCAGCCTGGAGCAGAAGTACACCAAGGACCAGATCCTCGACGGCTACCTCAACCTCGTCTACTACGGCGACCAGGTCTACGGCATCGAGGCCGCTGCGCAGCACTACTTCAGCGTGCCGGCCTCGAAACTGACCATCGCCGAGTCAGCGCTGCTGGCCGGTGTCGTCAACCAGCCCGGCACGACCGACCCCATCAACAACCCGAAGGCAGCGATCGCGCGGCGCAACGTGGTGCTGCAGAAGATGCTCGACCAGGGCTACATCAACCAGAAACAGTTCGCCGACGCGGTCAACACCCCGATCGAGAAGATGCTGAAGGTCAAGGACGTCAGCAGCAGTTGCGCGACCTCCAAATACCCCTACTTCTGCGACTACGTGACCCAGTGGCTCAAGCAGCAGCCGGCGCTGGGCACGACCGTGAAGCAACGGGAGGGCACGCTCAAGAGCGGCGGCCTGACGATCAAGACCAGCTTCAACCCGGCGTACGCCAGTGTCCTGGACGCCTCGATCAAGGCGAAGGTGCCGGTCGGCAACTCCGCGGGGGTCGACGCGGCGGGCATCATCATCCAGCCGGGCACTGGCCTGATCCTGGCCAGCGGCCAGAACACCAAGTACTCCCTCAAACCCGGTGCGGGGAACACCACGGTGAACTACACAACGCCCAGCGGTGGCAACGGCGGTGTGCAGATCGGTTCGACGGCCAAAGCGTTCGCGGTGATCACCGCGTTGGAGAACGGCTACAAGATCGACAGCTCGATCAACCTGCCGTCCTACAACGGCAAGTCCGGCGACAAGGGCACCATCCCGGTCCGCGCCTTCACCCATGCACAGTTCTCTGATGCGTGTGGTCTGAGCCGGGGCGACCCGCCGTGGCTGGTCGGCAACGACGTCTACGTGCCCCCGCGCCTGATGAGTCTGTCGCAGGCGCTGGGTGAGTCGGTCAACACCGCCTTCGCGACCCTTGGCTCAGGAGTCGGTGTGTGCAAGATCGCCGACACCATGACCAAGGTGGGCCTGGTGCAGGGCGCTGACCAACCGCTGGCCCGCGTGCCGTCGGGCATCATCCTCGGCTCCAACGACGTCACCCCGCTCACCCTGGCCAACGCCTACGCGACGATCGCCTCCGGCGGTAAGTACTGCGAGCCGCGACCGGTGGCGCAGATCCTGGACTCCAACAACAAGGCCATGCCGCTGAAGATCAGCCCCTGCAAGCAGGTCATGTCCAAGGACGTCGCGGCGGCGACCACCAAGGTGCTGGAGGCGGTCTTCGACAAGAACGGCACCGCGGAGAACGCCGGGTTGGCGGGCGGCCGACCCGCCGCCGGTAAGACCGGAACGACCGACAACGCGGTCCAGACCTGGTTCGTGGGTTACACCCCGTCGCTGGTCACCGCGATCTGGGTGGGCTCGATCTCGACGAACAAGAACTACCTGACCGACCTCAAGATCGGCGACACCTTCTACAAGGGCACGATCTTCGGTGGCACGCTGGCCGCACCCATCTGGAAGACCACGATGGACAAGATCCTCAAGGGTCAGCCGGTCCAGCAGTTCCCGGAACCACCGGACAGCATGTACGACGACCCCAGCCACAAGAACGATCCGAACTGGGTCAACACCGGGTCGATCATCGAGGGCAAGAACATGCGGTCGTATTCGGGGTACAGCTCGAACGACAACTCCACGACATCGAGCAACGACTGA
- a CDS encoding ArsA-related P-loop ATPase: MTGRWEQRRLHIVTGKGGTGKTTVAAAMATALARAGKTVLIAEVEGRQGISQAFDVPPLSTDETPVARGLNGGSITGLSVDAKAALLEYLQMFYKLGRAGGMLEHFGVVDFATTIAPGVRDVLLIGKVYEAVRRRDERRGHKGEYPYDAVVLDAPPTGRIGKFLNVNAEFAGLAKMGPLHNQADSIMQLLHSAQTAVHVVTLLEEMPVQETVEAVEELRGLGLPVGELIINRVREPLLSDRARGMVRSAAAGGRAKTRDLIAEDLQAAKVRVTAAMVDGLLDTAVNLDQRLALQDTEREDLAGLALPTTELPAIPGGVDAGALRELADVLLKSGAI; encoded by the coding sequence GTGACTGGGCGGTGGGAGCAGCGACGGCTGCACATCGTCACGGGCAAGGGCGGGACCGGCAAGACCACCGTCGCGGCAGCGATGGCAACGGCCCTCGCGCGAGCGGGCAAGACCGTGCTCATCGCCGAGGTGGAGGGGCGCCAGGGAATCAGCCAGGCGTTCGACGTCCCGCCACTGTCCACCGACGAGACGCCGGTGGCACGCGGCCTGAACGGCGGTTCGATCACCGGCCTGTCCGTCGATGCGAAGGCAGCGCTGCTGGAGTACCTGCAGATGTTCTACAAGCTCGGCCGGGCCGGCGGCATGCTGGAGCACTTCGGGGTGGTCGACTTCGCCACGACCATCGCACCCGGCGTCCGGGACGTGCTGTTGATCGGCAAGGTCTACGAGGCGGTCCGTCGCCGCGACGAGCGCCGCGGGCACAAGGGCGAATATCCTTATGACGCAGTGGTTCTGGACGCCCCACCGACCGGGCGGATCGGTAAGTTCCTCAACGTCAACGCCGAGTTCGCGGGGTTGGCCAAGATGGGGCCGCTGCACAACCAGGCCGATTCGATCATGCAGCTGCTGCATTCGGCGCAGACCGCGGTGCACGTGGTGACCCTGCTGGAGGAAATGCCGGTCCAGGAGACCGTCGAGGCCGTCGAGGAGTTGCGCGGTCTTGGCCTGCCGGTCGGTGAACTCATCATCAACCGGGTGCGCGAGCCGCTGCTGAGCGATCGGGCGCGCGGCATGGTCCGTTCGGCCGCGGCGGGTGGTCGGGCCAAGACCCGGGATCTGATCGCCGAGGATCTGCAGGCAGCCAAGGTGCGTGTCACCGCGGCCATGGTGGACGGTCTGCTGGACACGGCCGTCAATCTCGATCAGCGGCTGGCCCTGCAGGACACCGAGCGCGAGGATTTGGCGGGGCTGGCGCTGCCGACGACCGAACTACCGGCCATCCCCGGTGGGGTGGACGCCGGCGCATTACGGGAGTTGGCGGACGTCCTGCTCAAGAGCGGAGCGATCTGA
- a CDS encoding ADP-ribosylglycohydrolase family protein — MEYISDLDRRFGISQEPYSRTVHELTQAAETGHDVTGLQARVAQFRADGSDDAVIEEIYRTIPLTPPQDWPFFEGSELEAILAQLPAQSPVVVPDGFADRLRGGWYGQIVGNLLGKPVEFGWSRDDLKAYLVAQDAYPLLDYVPISDLELHRLSAGGRHEDIWRPDLHGFVPGAMDYAAVSRGRIHGGVRDDDIDWSILNLALLEECGPGFTPYDLARTWLTRLPVYQTYTAERAAYNNLVREVPLEHAGAFHNPYREWIGALIRADVFGYVNAGNPRAAALLAHRDAYLSHRANGIYGEMWAAALISSAFTAATPIASLEESLRHIPPTSRLAEEIRTVLADYAAGRSWDQAMDALDARYAGMSWIHTLNNAGALTAAIAYGGGDFSATIGLAVLAALDTDSIGATAGSWAGAFCGYDAIPEHWIEPLKGRTRSAVFGFGEVQIEDLVGRTSALRVRAE; from the coding sequence GTGGAGTACATCTCGGATCTTGACCGCCGGTTCGGCATCTCCCAGGAGCCGTACAGCCGCACGGTGCACGAGCTGACGCAGGCCGCGGAGACCGGGCACGACGTCACGGGTCTGCAGGCGCGCGTGGCGCAGTTTCGTGCGGACGGCTCGGACGATGCCGTCATCGAGGAGATCTATCGGACGATCCCGCTCACGCCGCCGCAGGATTGGCCGTTCTTCGAAGGATCGGAGCTGGAGGCGATTCTCGCCCAGTTGCCCGCGCAGTCGCCGGTCGTCGTACCTGACGGGTTCGCGGATCGTCTGCGGGGTGGGTGGTACGGGCAGATCGTCGGCAACTTGCTCGGCAAACCGGTTGAATTCGGTTGGAGCCGAGACGATTTGAAGGCGTACCTGGTTGCTCAGGATGCCTACCCGCTGCTGGACTATGTGCCCATCTCCGACCTGGAACTCCACCGGCTGTCCGCCGGCGGCCGACACGAAGACATCTGGCGTCCTGACCTGCACGGATTCGTCCCGGGGGCGATGGACTACGCCGCCGTGTCGCGGGGCCGCATCCACGGCGGGGTCCGTGACGACGACATCGACTGGAGCATCCTCAATCTGGCCCTGCTGGAGGAGTGCGGGCCGGGGTTCACGCCGTACGATCTGGCCCGCACCTGGCTGACCCGGCTGCCGGTCTACCAGACCTACACAGCCGAGCGCGCGGCGTACAACAATCTCGTCCGGGAGGTGCCCCTCGAACACGCCGGCGCCTTCCACAATCCCTATCGCGAGTGGATCGGTGCACTGATCCGCGCCGACGTCTTCGGCTACGTCAACGCCGGAAACCCCCGTGCCGCAGCGCTGTTGGCGCACCGCGATGCCTATCTGTCCCACCGGGCGAACGGGATCTACGGCGAGATGTGGGCGGCCGCGCTGATCTCCTCGGCCTTCACCGCCGCCACCCCCATCGCGTCGTTGGAGGAGTCCCTGCGGCACATCCCACCGACTTCGCGATTGGCCGAGGAGATCAGGACCGTGCTGGCCGACTACGCAGCGGGGCGCAGTTGGGACCAGGCGATGGACGCTCTGGATGCGCGCTACGCCGGGATGAGTTGGATCCACACCCTGAACAATGCGGGCGCCCTGACCGCCGCCATCGCGTACGGCGGGGGAGACTTCAGCGCCACGATCGGGCTGGCCGTGTTGGCCGCACTGGACACCGACTCCATTGGCGCCACCGCGGGGTCGTGGGCCGGCGCGTTCTGCGGGTACGACGCCATCCCGGAGCATTGGATCGAACCGCTCAAGGGGCGCACCCGCAGCGCGGTCTTCGGCTTCGGTGAGGTGCAGATCGAGGACCTGGTCGGCCGTACCTCGGCACTGAGGGTCCGCGCCGAATGA
- a CDS encoding IS481 family transposase: MVHANAPLSATGRLRLARCVVDDGWPLRRAADRFGVSVTTAHRWAARYRQHGAAGMCDRPSRPQSCPHRTSRRRERRVLGLRVSRRWGPARIAYHLGMNPATVHRILTRYRCLRLSWTDPATGAPVRAGRRKVVRYERDAPGDLVHVDIKKLGRIPDGGGHRVHGRAAGKANSRATSSSGRGYAYLHHAVDDHSRYAYSEILADEKKETATAFMQRAVAHFAQVGITTDRVMTDNGSCYRSHLFRNMLQDHGITHKRTRPYTPKTNGKVERFNRTLTEEWAYARPYTSETERAAAYEDFLHIYNHHRAHTALKGGSPADRVPNLAGHYN, translated from the coding sequence ATGGTCCACGCTAATGCCCCGCTTTCTGCGACTGGTCGCCTGCGCCTGGCGCGGTGCGTGGTGGACGATGGGTGGCCGTTGCGGCGGGCCGCAGACCGGTTCGGGGTCTCGGTCACCACCGCGCACCGCTGGGCGGCCCGGTACCGCCAGCATGGTGCGGCGGGGATGTGCGATCGTCCCAGCCGGCCCCAGTCATGTCCGCACCGCACCAGTAGGCGCCGGGAACGGCGAGTCCTGGGGTTACGGGTTTCGCGGCGGTGGGGGCCGGCCCGGATCGCCTACCACCTGGGGATGAATCCGGCCACGGTGCACCGCATCCTGACCCGGTACCGGTGTCTTCGGTTGTCCTGGACGGACCCGGCCACTGGTGCCCCGGTACGGGCCGGTCGTCGAAAGGTGGTGCGCTACGAACGCGACGCCCCGGGTGATTTGGTCCACGTGGACATCAAGAAGCTGGGCCGCATCCCCGATGGGGGTGGACACCGGGTCCATGGCCGCGCTGCGGGGAAAGCTAACTCCCGTGCTACCTCCAGCAGTGGGCGGGGGTATGCCTACCTGCACCACGCGGTCGATGACCACTCCCGGTACGCCTACTCAGAGATCCTGGCCGATGAGAAGAAGGAGACCGCGACCGCGTTCATGCAACGGGCGGTGGCGCACTTCGCGCAGGTCGGGATCACCACGGACCGGGTGATGACCGACAACGGGTCCTGTTACCGCTCCCACCTATTCCGGAACATGCTGCAGGACCATGGGATCACCCATAAACGCACCCGCCCCTACACCCCGAAAACCAACGGGAAAGTCGAGCGGTTCAACCGGACCCTGACCGAGGAGTGGGCCTACGCCCGCCCCTACACCAGCGAGACCGAACGCGCCGCCGCGTACGAGGACTTCCTGCACATCTACAATCACCACCGCGCACACACCGCGCTCAAAGGTGGCTCACCCGCAGACCGCGTACCCAACCTGGCGGGGCACTACAACTAG